The proteins below are encoded in one region of Anaerolineales bacterium:
- the ssb gene encoding single-stranded DNA-binding protein produces MPALNRIQLIGRLGKDPESKLLPSGRKVCSFSLAVDRRWKGANGEAKEATDWFNVESWGRLGEVCQQYLGKGRLVYVEGRVQTDRWQDEKGDPRSRTKVVGAVMQILDRKPEEPEVAAAPEEEAEA; encoded by the coding sequence ATGCCAGCACTAAACCGTATTCAATTGATTGGACGTCTGGGGAAGGATCCGGAATCAAAGCTTTTGCCTTCCGGCAGGAAGGTGTGTTCCTTTTCCCTGGCGGTGGACCGCCGGTGGAAGGGCGCGAACGGCGAAGCCAAGGAAGCCACCGATTGGTTCAACGTGGAATCCTGGGGCCGATTGGGCGAGGTCTGCCAGCAGTACCTTGGCAAGGGACGCCTGGTCTACGTCGAGGGGCGGGTGCAGACCGACCGCTGGCAGGATGAAAAGGGGGATCCGCGTTCGCGCACTAAGGTGGTCGGGGCGGTGATGCAGATCCTCGACCGCAAGCCGGAGGAGCCTGAAGTGGCCGCGGCTCCCGAGGAAGAAGCCGAGGCTTAA
- the rpsO gene encoding 30S ribosomal protein S15, producing the protein MPLPTQEKQKVMSQFQRKSGDTGSPEVQVALLTARINQLTEHLKKNTHDESSRRGLLRLVGQRRRHLAYLGKTNPDKYREVAEKLKLRVAK; encoded by the coding sequence ATGCCACTCCCAACGCAAGAGAAACAAAAGGTCATGAGCCAGTTCCAACGCAAGAGCGGGGACACCGGCTCACCCGAGGTGCAGGTTGCACTGCTGACGGCGCGCATCAACCAGCTCACCGAACACCTTAAAAAGAATACCCACGACGAATCCTCGCGGCGCGGGCTGCTCCGGCTGGTCGGACAGCGGCGGCGCCATCTGGCGTACCTTGGAAAAACCAACCCCGACAAGTACCGCGAGGTGGCCGAAAAGCTCAAGCTTCGCGTGGCGAAATAA
- a CDS encoding M23 family metallopeptidase yields MAYDPRKLVARRRNPTESTWGAILLLILAGALAGGYFLYRWWRGDGRRTAMVWEYLRDPAAHADWAAQANARCPGAPFAFPTSGYIGYLYGDSFQPLHKHTGIDVFGNRPIGETPVYAAYDGFLTRLPEWKSAVIIRVADDPLSPGREIWLYYAHMADAQGNSFIAEEFPPGTAERPVKTGELLGYQGNYSGDPEHPTGLHLHFSIVLGDGNGGFRNETRFENTLDPSPYFGMALDAHSGAYGLPQCIIAGNSEP; encoded by the coding sequence TTGGCATATGATCCGCGGAAGCTGGTGGCGCGCAGGAGGAATCCGACGGAATCAACTTGGGGAGCGATTCTGCTCCTGATCCTGGCCGGGGCGCTGGCGGGGGGATATTTCCTATACCGGTGGTGGCGGGGGGACGGCCGGCGCACCGCGATGGTGTGGGAATATCTGAGGGATCCGGCCGCGCATGCGGATTGGGCGGCCCAAGCCAATGCGCGCTGCCCCGGGGCGCCGTTCGCCTTTCCAACCAGCGGATACATCGGATACCTCTACGGCGATTCGTTTCAGCCTCTGCACAAACATACCGGGATCGACGTATTCGGGAACCGGCCGATCGGAGAGACGCCGGTGTACGCCGCCTACGACGGCTTTCTGACGCGCCTCCCGGAATGGAAAAGCGCGGTGATCATCCGCGTTGCGGACGATCCGCTTTCGCCGGGGAGGGAGATCTGGCTGTACTACGCGCACATGGCCGATGCGCAAGGCAACTCCTTCATCGCCGAGGAGTTTCCGCCCGGGACGGCGGAAAGGCCGGTGAAAACGGGGGAGTTGCTCGGATACCAGGGCAATTACTCGGGCGATCCGGAACATCCCACCGGGTTGCATCTGCATTTTTCAATTGTTCTCGGCGATGGAAACGGGGGCTTCCGCAATGAGACCCGCTTCGAGAATACGCTTGATCCCTCGCCGTATTTCGGCATGGCGCTCGATGCACACAGCGGCGCATACGGCCTGCCGCAGTGTATAATCGCTGGCAATAGCGAACCCTAG
- a CDS encoding DnaJ domain-containing protein, whose amino-acid sequence MEYRDYYQTLGVPRNAGEEEIKKAYRRLAMKHHPDRNRGNKQAEEKFKEINEAYEVLGDPQKRARYDKLGSAYQNWQNSGTPGGFDWSQWMGGMPGGGARVEYGDLSDLFSDFFQSIFGDIPIHRAEAYTRTGRVRTGGARAPRGELPPVDVTITLEEAFRGTTRIVQKGNRRLEVKIPPGSRTGTRIRLAGEGESALGGRGGDLYLVIQVADDPHWERHGDDLHTEVPVDLYTLLLGGEARIATLDSKSVMLTVPAETRAGQSFRLAGLGMPALGDSSRRGNLIVKVQPDLPSRLSDEEKGLIRELARLRKRR is encoded by the coding sequence ATGGAATATCGAGATTACTACCAAACCCTCGGCGTCCCGCGGAACGCCGGCGAAGAAGAAATTAAGAAAGCGTACCGCCGGTTGGCGATGAAGCACCACCCGGACCGAAACCGCGGGAACAAGCAGGCCGAGGAAAAATTCAAAGAGATCAACGAGGCCTACGAGGTCCTCGGCGATCCGCAAAAGCGCGCCCGCTACGACAAGCTGGGGAGCGCCTACCAGAACTGGCAGAACTCCGGCACGCCGGGCGGATTCGACTGGTCGCAATGGATGGGAGGCATGCCGGGGGGCGGCGCCCGGGTCGAGTACGGGGATCTTTCCGACCTGTTTTCGGATTTTTTCCAATCCATTTTTGGAGACATCCCCATCCACCGGGCCGAGGCCTATACCCGCACCGGGAGGGTGCGGACGGGAGGAGCCCGCGCGCCGCGGGGCGAGCTTCCCCCGGTGGATGTGACAATCACCTTGGAGGAAGCTTTCCGCGGGACCACCCGGATCGTCCAAAAGGGCAATCGGCGGCTGGAAGTGAAGATTCCCCCGGGGTCCCGCACCGGGACCCGCATCCGATTGGCGGGGGAAGGCGAATCCGCTCTTGGCGGAAGGGGGGGCGATCTTTACCTGGTAATCCAGGTGGCCGACGATCCTCATTGGGAGCGGCACGGAGACGATCTGCACACCGAGGTGCCGGTCGACCTCTACACGCTTCTGCTCGGCGGCGAAGCGCGGATCGCCACGCTCGATTCGAAATCCGTCATGCTGACCGTACCGGCTGAGACCCGCGCCGGACAATCCTTCCGCTTGGCGGGATTGGGGATGCCCGCCCTCGGCGATTCTTCCCGCCGGGGCAATCTGATCGTGAAAGTCCAGCCGGACCTGCCCTCGCGCCTGAGCGACGAAGAGAAGGGATTGATCCGGGAGCTCGCCCGGCTGCGCAAACGGCGCTGA
- a CDS encoding L,D-transpeptidase: MPSSGTVEEGEICTFDMQMERPDLCPADGPSAQRAEYWRMGLLPRRGAPALPLDPALAELDRGYGRAGGDVQLGFYLSVEDAVASNPHHWVYKGLVYVSIVQTIQRDEGTFYRTGDGFIVRGDEVTPVYIAGQFNGVTLAENPVRPFGWVIPYEGVYPSRTPGGPADPTADHYPRYSLVEVFETRTVETGDWYLVGINQWIQQKKVGLVFPDVVRPAEIPAGVKWIGVNLFEQSLTAYEGERMVFATLVASGVPPFWTRPGVFQVKKKYEMQSMSGSFEPDKSDYYYLGDVPWVMYFDHERAIHGEYWHNNLGGRRSHGCVNVAVGDGHWLFDWAPDGTSVYVYDPSGKTPTDDESYKYDK; this comes from the coding sequence ATGCCTTCCTCAGGAACCGTGGAAGAGGGGGAGATCTGCACCTTTGATATGCAGATGGAACGGCCGGATCTCTGCCCGGCGGACGGTCCGAGCGCCCAGCGCGCGGAATACTGGCGGATGGGCTTGCTTCCCCGCCGCGGTGCGCCCGCCCTGCCGCTCGACCCCGCCCTGGCCGAGTTAGACCGCGGATACGGCCGCGCCGGAGGGGACGTGCAACTGGGGTTTTATCTGAGCGTGGAAGACGCCGTCGCCAGCAACCCGCATCATTGGGTGTACAAAGGGCTGGTGTACGTTTCGATCGTCCAAACGATCCAGCGGGACGAGGGCACCTTCTACCGCACCGGCGACGGATTCATCGTCCGCGGGGACGAGGTAACGCCGGTTTACATTGCCGGCCAATTCAACGGGGTTACGCTGGCCGAGAATCCCGTCCGTCCGTTCGGTTGGGTGATCCCCTACGAGGGCGTCTATCCTTCGCGGACGCCCGGCGGGCCGGCCGATCCGACGGCGGACCATTACCCGCGCTATTCTCTGGTGGAGGTTTTCGAAACCCGGACAGTGGAAACCGGCGACTGGTATCTGGTCGGAATCAACCAATGGATCCAGCAGAAAAAAGTGGGATTGGTTTTTCCGGACGTCGTCCGCCCGGCGGAGATCCCCGCCGGCGTGAAATGGATCGGCGTCAATCTGTTTGAGCAGTCGCTCACGGCCTACGAGGGCGAGCGGATGGTGTTTGCGACGTTGGTCGCGAGCGGTGTCCCGCCGTTCTGGACCCGGCCGGGGGTCTTCCAGGTCAAGAAGAAATACGAAATGCAGTCGATGAGCGGATCGTTCGAGCCGGACAAATCGGATTACTACTACCTGGGCGATGTTCCCTGGGTGATGTATTTCGACCACGAACGCGCGATCCACGGAGAGTATTGGCACAACAACCTCGGCGGGCGCCGTTCGCACGGCTGCGTGAACGTCGCGGTGGGCGACGGGCACTGGCTCTTCGATTGGGCGCCGGACGGCACCTCGGTGTATGTGTACGATCCCTCCGGGAAAACCCCCACCGACGACGAATCCTACAAGTACGATAAATAG
- a CDS encoding response regulator, whose protein sequence is MPKPSEKILIADEDPDVVDLVARQTLGPLGYSMAAASDGPGAIHQIMTFHPDIVIASLTLLGLSAKEILVALRAQGLESLVIVTAPEGQEKAALQAFRLGAKDYLAKPLREAEVVSSVERALSEVRLRKEREALALRLSEANQQLEHRVKELTLLFGIGKAMVSLNHLDRLFDRLMEGARYATETEMGWLLQRDDEGRALLLRSQHGLPASLAAKLNLPWDDGVSPLVIASGEALRLSGAGLQRFKIAQVCRSVLVAPIKAKTESLGVIAVGHKEARDFTVREQTMLEAVADYASIAMINARLFRALENRAAAKKAPPG, encoded by the coding sequence ATGCCGAAACCATCGGAAAAAATTCTGATCGCGGACGAGGATCCGGACGTCGTCGACCTGGTGGCGCGCCAAACCCTGGGGCCGCTCGGCTATTCCATGGCCGCCGCCTCCGACGGCCCAGGCGCGATTCACCAGATCATGACTTTCCATCCCGACATCGTCATCGCCAGCCTGACGCTGCTCGGACTCTCGGCCAAGGAGATCCTCGTCGCCCTGCGCGCCCAAGGGTTGGAATCGCTCGTGATCGTCACCGCCCCGGAAGGCCAGGAAAAAGCCGCGCTGCAGGCGTTCCGACTCGGCGCGAAGGATTACCTCGCCAAGCCTCTGCGGGAGGCGGAGGTGGTCTCCTCCGTGGAGCGCGCGCTTTCCGAAGTCCGCCTGCGCAAGGAGCGGGAAGCGCTCGCGCTGCGCCTGTCCGAAGCCAACCAGCAGTTGGAACACCGGGTTAAGGAACTCACCCTGCTGTTCGGGATCGGAAAGGCGATGGTGTCGTTGAACCATCTGGACCGGCTGTTCGACCGCCTGATGGAAGGCGCGCGCTACGCCACCGAGACGGAAATGGGCTGGCTCCTCCAGCGGGACGACGAAGGCCGGGCGCTCCTGCTGCGCAGCCAGCACGGCCTGCCGGCATCCCTCGCCGCCAAGCTCAACCTGCCGTGGGACGACGGGGTGTCGCCGTTGGTGATCGCCTCCGGCGAAGCCCTGCGCCTTTCGGGCGCCGGCCTGCAACGGTTCAAAATCGCTCAGGTCTGCCGGTCCGTCCTGGTCGCGCCGATCAAAGCCAAAACCGAATCCCTCGGCGTGATAGCGGTCGGACATAAGGAAGCCCGCGACTTCACGGTCCGCGAGCAGACCATGCTGGAGGCCGTCGCCGACTATGCCTCG